In Sphingomonas psychrotolerans, the following proteins share a genomic window:
- a CDS encoding energy transducer TonB has protein sequence MIVLLFAALQSAPVAVAQPPRLLDTQPAISYDDYPVEAIRRGEAGVVSVLLKVSDEGKVTQCEVTESSLSKPLDEQTCNLLTRRARFAPATDASGRKVAGQYRLSTPWGLEKEHQPRTAVEAVLQVAELPSGYDRPVKVQLVYYAAGAPRDCAVMTSSGSALADRTACHYATRTFSAEAPRGRSSSVPAAAVRYFSASFVVDKGSVAAN, from the coding sequence ATGATCGTCTTGTTGTTCGCAGCCTTGCAGTCCGCTCCCGTCGCCGTAGCGCAGCCGCCGCGGTTGCTCGATACGCAACCGGCGATCAGCTATGACGACTATCCGGTCGAAGCGATCCGACGCGGCGAAGCGGGTGTCGTCTCGGTGCTGCTCAAGGTTTCCGACGAAGGTAAGGTGACGCAGTGCGAAGTCACCGAATCGAGCCTTTCGAAACCGCTCGATGAACAGACGTGCAACTTGTTGACGCGGCGCGCGCGCTTCGCCCCGGCAACCGATGCGAGCGGCCGCAAGGTCGCCGGCCAATACCGCCTGTCCACGCCCTGGGGTCTCGAAAAGGAGCATCAGCCACGCACCGCGGTCGAGGCGGTGCTTCAGGTTGCTGAGTTGCCAAGTGGCTATGATCGACCGGTCAAGGTCCAGCTTGTCTATTATGCTGCAGGCGCGCCTCGGGACTGTGCGGTCATGACCTCGAGCGGCAGTGCTCTCGCCGATCGCACCGCCTGTCATTATGCCACCCGGACCTTCTCGGCCGAGGCACCCAGGGGGCGCTCCAGCTCGGTCCCCGCCGCTGCGGTACGCTATTTCAGTGCCAGCTTCGTCGTTGATAAGGGCAGTGTCGCGGCGAACTAG
- a CDS encoding YegP family protein → MTSRPTVQASADPDPDPTGAWFEIYRANRVKLTSILFSGEDWRWRFRSSAGLTITSGTGFGSQRECEAAVDALRKSAGTATVRASSAQG, encoded by the coding sequence GTGACGTCACGGCCGACCGTCCAAGCCTCGGCCGATCCGGATCCGGATCCCACCGGCGCGTGGTTCGAAATCTATCGGGCCAATCGAGTGAAACTCACCTCAATCCTGTTTTCGGGCGAGGATTGGCGCTGGCGCTTTCGCTCGAGCGCGGGTCTCACCATTACCTCCGGCACCGGGTTCGGCAGCCAGCGCGAATGCGAAGCCGCAGTCGATGCGCTGCGCAAAAGCGCGGGAACGGCCACCGTGCGCGCGAGTTCAGCTCAGGGCTGA
- a CDS encoding efflux transporter outer membrane subunit, which produces MKRLSLLAAGLLSACAVGPNYERPATPPTAAGTFVDPGVTKVSTGAAEGEWWRLFRDPVLDRLVVDALAHNTDIRVAAANLRRVRSLLSETRNQRLPTTDVSARYNRQRSGANTTNIPGAQSAEFDFFQVGLDAGYQVDIFGQVSRSIEAARGDVGAAQAALDAARIAVAAETARVYAQACGFAAQATVARETAQLQDQTLGLTRRLLEAGRGTQRDVDQTLVLAENARSQVPQFEAERRAALYALATLTGRPPAETDAAAAQCATPPQVSGLIPVGDGAALLARRPDVRQAERLLAADTARVGVATAALYPSIRLLGSVSLGAQDIGDLAKSDSFSFSLGPLISWSFPNLGQARARLRQAEATSEGSLASFDGTVLTALREVEQALARYSGEIERNVALRRAEAAANNAARIAGLRFSAGRDTLLQRIDAERDRASARATLAQSNAALAEAQVALFNALGGGWEAAPAPVRREPAAN; this is translated from the coding sequence ATGAAGCGTCTCTCGCTACTGGCCGCCGGCCTGCTCTCCGCCTGCGCCGTCGGGCCGAACTATGAGCGTCCCGCGACGCCGCCGACCGCGGCCGGGACGTTCGTCGATCCCGGCGTCACCAAGGTCTCGACCGGTGCGGCCGAGGGCGAATGGTGGCGACTGTTCCGCGATCCGGTGCTCGACCGCCTCGTCGTCGACGCACTGGCGCACAATACCGACATCCGCGTCGCCGCCGCTAATCTGCGCCGGGTGCGTTCGCTGCTCTCGGAAACGCGCAACCAGCGGCTGCCGACCACTGATGTGAGCGCGCGCTACAACCGTCAGCGGTCCGGCGCGAACACGACCAATATCCCGGGCGCGCAAAGCGCCGAGTTCGACTTCTTCCAGGTCGGGCTCGACGCCGGCTATCAGGTCGACATTTTCGGGCAGGTCTCGCGTTCGATCGAGGCCGCGCGCGGCGATGTCGGCGCGGCGCAGGCGGCGCTCGACGCAGCCCGCATTGCAGTCGCCGCAGAGACTGCGCGCGTCTATGCCCAGGCGTGCGGCTTCGCGGCGCAGGCGACGGTAGCGCGCGAGACCGCGCAGCTGCAGGATCAGACGCTCGGCCTCACCCGTCGGCTGCTCGAGGCCGGCCGCGGCACCCAGCGCGACGTCGACCAGACGCTCGTCCTCGCCGAGAATGCCCGCTCGCAGGTCCCACAGTTCGAAGCCGAGCGTCGTGCTGCGCTGTACGCGCTTGCGACGCTGACCGGCCGTCCTCCAGCAGAGACCGATGCCGCCGCCGCGCAGTGCGCGACGCCGCCGCAGGTTAGCGGGCTGATCCCGGTGGGCGACGGCGCCGCTTTGCTCGCGCGTCGCCCCGATGTCCGCCAGGCCGAACGCTTGCTCGCCGCCGATACCGCGCGGGTCGGCGTCGCGACTGCCGCGCTCTACCCGTCGATCCGTCTGCTCGGCTCGGTCTCGCTCGGCGCACAGGACATCGGTGATCTCGCAAAGTCCGACTCGTTCAGCTTCTCGCTCGGGCCGCTGATCAGCTGGAGCTTCCCCAATTTGGGCCAGGCGCGCGCGCGCCTCCGCCAAGCCGAGGCGACGTCCGAAGGCTCACTCGCCAGCTTCGACGGCACCGTGCTCACGGCGCTGCGCGAAGTCGAACAGGCATTGGCGCGCTATTCGGGTGAGATCGAGCGCAACGTGGCGCTCCGTCGTGCCGAAGCGGCGGCGAACAACGCCGCGCGGATCGCCGGCCTGCGCTTCTCCGCCGGCCGCGATACCCTGCTCCAGCGCATCGATGCCGAGCGCGACCGGGCCAGCGCCCGCGCCACGCTCGCCCAGTCGAACGCCGCGCTGGCGGAGGCGCAGGTCGCTTTGTTCAATGCGCTGGGCGGCGGCTGGGAAGCCGCCCCTGCGCCCGTGCGCCGCGAGCCTGCCGCAAACTAA
- a CDS encoding efflux RND transporter periplasmic adaptor subunit, with protein MRLVLGIFGLSLLAGCGGEQAPPAPPPAQVTVATPVQREVVDWDDYTGRFVAPQDVEIRPRVNGVVTAIHFRDGQDVRQGAPLFTIDPRPYRAALAQAQAQATRANAALSNARQITARSRKLATAQAVSTEELEANIAAERTAAADLAAARAAIDAAQLNLSFTTVRAPFSGRMSDRKVSIGDSVADGQTILTRIVSLDPIWFEFEGAESFYLKNLRQDQRGERGSSRTTANPVQIQLADESEYRWNGRMEFLDNAVDPNSGTIRAHAVVQNPNRFLTPGMFGRARLLGSGTYKAMLIPDEAIVTDQTRRLVYVVGNDNKAAPRPVEVGATVEGLRIIRDGLAPTDRVVITGVGRLQPGAPVSPVKGVIKADPTKQAAPTAPTQEPASGQATVR; from the coding sequence GTGCGGCTCGTACTCGGGATTTTCGGATTGTCGTTGCTGGCCGGATGCGGCGGAGAACAGGCGCCGCCTGCCCCGCCTCCCGCGCAGGTGACCGTCGCCACGCCGGTACAGCGTGAGGTTGTCGACTGGGACGACTATACCGGCCGTTTCGTCGCCCCGCAGGACGTCGAGATCCGCCCGCGCGTCAACGGCGTGGTCACTGCGATCCACTTCCGCGACGGGCAGGACGTCCGTCAGGGCGCGCCCTTGTTCACGATCGACCCGCGCCCCTATCGCGCCGCGCTCGCCCAGGCACAGGCACAGGCGACGCGCGCCAACGCGGCGCTTTCGAACGCCCGCCAGATCACTGCGCGCAGCCGCAAGCTGGCCACTGCGCAGGCCGTCAGCACCGAGGAACTCGAAGCGAACATCGCCGCCGAGCGCACCGCCGCAGCCGATCTCGCCGCCGCCCGCGCAGCGATCGACGCAGCCCAGCTCAATCTGAGCTTCACCACCGTCCGCGCGCCGTTCAGCGGCCGCATGTCGGATCGCAAGGTGAGCATCGGCGATTCGGTCGCCGACGGTCAGACCATCCTCACTCGCATCGTCTCGCTCGACCCGATCTGGTTCGAGTTCGAGGGCGCCGAGAGCTTCTACCTCAAGAATCTGCGCCAGGATCAGCGCGGCGAGCGCGGCTCTTCGCGCACCACTGCCAACCCGGTCCAGATCCAGCTCGCCGACGAGAGCGAATATCGCTGGAACGGGCGGATGGAGTTCCTCGACAACGCCGTCGATCCGAACTCGGGCACGATTCGCGCGCATGCCGTGGTGCAGAACCCGAACCGCTTCCTCACGCCCGGCATGTTCGGCCGCGCGCGGCTGCTCGGCTCAGGCACCTACAAGGCGATGCTGATCCCCGACGAGGCGATCGTCACCGACCAGACCCGCCGTCTCGTCTATGTCGTCGGCAACGACAACAAGGCCGCGCCGCGTCCCGTCGAAGTCGGCGCGACGGTGGAAGGCCTGCGCATCATCCGCGATGGCCTCGCGCCGACCGACCGCGTGGTCATTACCGGCGTCGGCCGGTTGCAGCCCGGCGCACCGGTCTCTCCGGTCAAGGGTGTGATCAAGGCCGATCCGACCAAGCAGGCCGCGCCGACAGCTCCGACGCAGGAGCCGGCCTCGGGCCAGGCGACTGTCCGCTAA
- a CDS encoding glycoside hydrolase family 31 protein encodes MLMSGTALASEVERVAHGVIVTPDQGAAKRVRVLAYGDASFRVTAVPASDLDLPKSLMVTADAAGDPAITEAAGLVTLKLPRATAEIRLSDGRVQFRDAAGKLVLAEEARRRFTATSPDGKPFLATEQQFNRGTDEGFYGLGQHQNRQMNYNGEDVELAQHNMDIAIPFVVSTRNYGLLWDNASITRFGNPVPYAHVGQGLKVTSGGKPGWKADYFLGEKRAVTRQEAFIDYQFIRDQKNWPVAARAQTVASPESGQNTAGVVVGKQNVVWTGSVTPDKTGTHKFRLYSSSYVKVFADGKEVLSRWRQNWNPWFHNFELPMAAGKAIELRVEWEPNAGYLALFHSDPLAKPDRHSLWLSSDVAKSIDYYYVGGRSMDEVIAGYRGLTGKAEMLPAWAYGFWQSRQRYDTQEQLLSVLREYRKRQIPIDNIVLDWRYWVDDQWGSHDFDASRFPDPKAMVDEAHALNAQVMISVWAKFYPHTENGKALDAKGFLYRRPLDAGQKDWVGPGYANTFYDPYAPGASDLYFKQIADKLVSKGFDGWWLDSNEPDWHSNLSIEERAYQMGPTAMGPGAAVFNSYPLVHVEGVADNLRRAQPERRPFILSRSGFGGIQRASAALWSGDVTARWDDLRDQISAGVNLSMSGVPNWTHDIGGFALEDRYTNQDPAHVAEWRELNLRWFQFGAFSPLFRSHGETPKREIFEIAAGDPAMYDAMVAYDKLRYRLMPYIYTIAADTWHKDGTMMRGLVMDFPRDRKTWNVDDAYLFGPAFLVAPVTEFGARARDIYLPEGAGWYDFATGILYKGGQTIKAAAPRERMPLFVRAGSIVPTGAALQHVGEQPDGPIVLHVFTGADGSFSLYEDDGTSPAYKQGKFARVPVRWDEGRATLTIGAREGGFDGMAKKRAVSVRFYNPGRAVVPDFAESPQSFVYDGTAITVRRP; translated from the coding sequence ATGCTGATGTCGGGCACGGCATTGGCGTCCGAAGTCGAGCGGGTGGCGCACGGCGTGATCGTCACGCCGGATCAGGGGGCGGCGAAGCGCGTGCGCGTGCTTGCTTATGGCGATGCCAGCTTCCGGGTCACGGCGGTCCCGGCGAGCGATCTCGATTTGCCGAAGAGCCTGATGGTGACCGCGGATGCGGCGGGCGATCCGGCGATCACCGAGGCCGCGGGACTGGTGACGCTCAAGCTGCCGAGGGCGACGGCCGAAATCCGCTTGTCCGACGGGCGGGTGCAGTTCCGCGACGCGGCGGGCAAGCTGGTGCTTGCCGAGGAGGCGCGGCGGCGCTTCACTGCGACCAGCCCCGACGGCAAACCCTTCCTTGCCACCGAGCAGCAATTCAATCGCGGCACCGACGAGGGCTTTTACGGGCTCGGTCAGCACCAGAACCGCCAGATGAACTATAACGGCGAGGACGTCGAACTTGCCCAGCACAATATGGACATCGCGATCCCCTTCGTGGTGTCGACGCGCAATTACGGACTGCTGTGGGACAATGCGTCGATCACCCGGTTCGGCAATCCGGTGCCCTATGCGCATGTCGGGCAGGGGCTGAAGGTCACCAGCGGCGGCAAGCCGGGGTGGAAGGCGGACTATTTCCTGGGCGAGAAGCGCGCGGTCACCCGGCAGGAAGCGTTCATCGACTATCAGTTCATCAGGGACCAGAAGAACTGGCCCGTGGCGGCGAGGGCGCAGACCGTTGCGTCGCCGGAGAGCGGGCAGAACACCGCCGGCGTGGTGGTCGGCAAGCAGAATGTGGTGTGGACCGGCAGCGTCACCCCGGACAAGACCGGGACGCATAAATTCCGGCTCTATTCGTCGAGCTATGTGAAGGTGTTCGCCGACGGCAAGGAAGTGCTGTCGCGCTGGCGGCAGAACTGGAACCCGTGGTTCCACAATTTCGAATTGCCGATGGCCGCGGGCAAGGCGATCGAGCTGCGTGTCGAATGGGAGCCCAATGCGGGCTATCTCGCGCTGTTCCATTCGGATCCGCTGGCGAAGCCCGATCGTCATTCGCTGTGGCTGTCGTCCGACGTGGCCAAGTCGATCGATTATTATTATGTCGGCGGACGCAGCATGGACGAAGTGATCGCCGGCTATCGCGGGCTCACCGGCAAGGCCGAGATGCTGCCGGCCTGGGCCTATGGCTTCTGGCAGAGCCGCCAGCGCTACGACACGCAGGAGCAATTGCTCTCGGTGCTCCGCGAATATCGCAAGCGCCAGATCCCGATCGACAACATTGTTCTCGACTGGCGCTATTGGGTCGACGATCAATGGGGCAGCCATGATTTCGATGCATCGCGTTTCCCCGATCCCAAGGCGATGGTCGACGAGGCGCACGCGCTGAATGCGCAGGTGATGATCTCGGTCTGGGCAAAATTCTATCCCCACACCGAAAACGGCAAGGCGCTAGACGCCAAGGGCTTTCTGTATCGCCGTCCGCTCGACGCCGGGCAGAAGGACTGGGTCGGGCCGGGCTATGCCAACACCTTCTACGATCCCTACGCACCGGGCGCGAGCGACCTCTATTTCAAGCAGATCGCCGACAAACTGGTGTCGAAGGGCTTCGACGGCTGGTGGCTCGATTCGAACGAGCCCGACTGGCATTCGAACCTGTCGATCGAGGAGCGCGCCTATCAGATGGGTCCGACGGCGATGGGTCCGGGCGCCGCGGTGTTCAACAGCTATCCGCTCGTCCATGTCGAAGGCGTGGCCGACAATCTGCGCCGCGCCCAGCCCGAGCGGCGGCCGTTCATCCTCTCGCGATCGGGATTCGGCGGCATTCAGCGGGCCAGCGCGGCCTTGTGGTCGGGCGACGTGACCGCGCGCTGGGACGATTTGCGCGACCAGATCTCGGCCGGAGTGAACCTGTCGATGTCGGGCGTGCCCAACTGGACGCATGACATCGGAGGCTTCGCGCTCGAGGATCGTTACACGAACCAGGACCCTGCGCACGTCGCCGAGTGGCGCGAACTCAATCTGCGCTGGTTCCAGTTCGGCGCATTCTCGCCTTTGTTCCGCAGTCACGGAGAGACCCCGAAACGCGAGATATTCGAGATCGCGGCGGGGGATCCGGCGATGTACGATGCGATGGTCGCTTACGACAAGCTGCGCTACCGGCTGATGCCCTACATCTACACCATCGCCGCCGACACCTGGCACAAGGACGGCACGATGATGCGCGGGCTGGTGATGGACTTCCCGCGCGACCGCAAGACGTGGAATGTCGACGACGCATACCTGTTCGGGCCGGCATTCCTCGTCGCGCCGGTGACGGAGTTCGGAGCGCGTGCGCGCGATATCTATCTGCCCGAGGGTGCCGGCTGGTACGATTTCGCGACCGGGATACTCTACAAGGGCGGCCAGACGATCAAGGCCGCTGCACCGCGCGAGCGCATGCCGCTGTTCGTGCGCGCAGGCTCGATCGTGCCGACCGGCGCCGCGCTCCAACATGTCGGCGAGCAGCCCGACGGGCCGATCGTGCTCCACGTCTTCACCGGCGCCGACGGCAGCTTCTCGCTCTACGAGGATGACGGGACCAGCCCGGCTTACAAGCAGGGCAAGTTCGCGCGGGTGCCGGTGAGGTGGGACGAGGGCAGGGCGACTCTGACGATCGGCGCGCGCGAGGGCGGTTTCGACGGCATGGCGAAGAAGCGCGCGGTTTCGGTGCGTTTCTACAATCCGGGCCGCGCAGTCGTGCCGGACTTTGCCGAATCGCCGCAGAGCTTCGTCTATGACGGGACGGCGATCACGGTGCGGCGGCCCTGA